In the genome of Fulvivirga maritima, one region contains:
- a CDS encoding phage tail sheath family protein codes for MTQVLATPGVYIEEKSAFPSSAVAVATAVPAFVGYTEKAVRDNKSIKNVPTRITSLGEYHQFFGRGPKITYEVAEDDEAQFNLTVNPDTKYNLYNCLRLFFANGGSTCYIVSVGDYSSGVKASELNDVDNEGGIRTLLKEPEPTMLVIPDAVLLEEADCYSLQQDMLQHCGFEMKSRVALLDIYGGHKERTMADDDVITKFREGIGINFLQWGAAYYPWLSTTIVSADEINYTNISNADGLAAVLNKEVDDMVANEAIKEKRAELIKAEIEQLSSDDADVTSLHQTLSAVSPLYKAIMAEVRSQTNILPPSVGMAGVLSMVDSSVGVFQSPANVSIGSVIKPTVNITHTIQEDLNLPLNGKAINAIRSFPGKGVLVWGARTLDGNSQDWRYLSVRRTVIMIEQSLKAASEAYVFKPNVVNTWVTVKGMMTNFLTDQWKRGALAGSTPEDAFSVDVGLGVTMTPTDVLDGIMRITVKLAVTRPAEFIVITFQQQMQKS; via the coding sequence ATGACTCAAGTATTGGCTACCCCGGGAGTGTATATTGAGGAGAAAAGTGCCTTCCCTAGTTCGGCAGTAGCAGTGGCTACGGCAGTTCCTGCTTTTGTAGGTTATACAGAAAAGGCAGTGAGAGACAATAAGTCTATAAAAAATGTGCCTACACGCATCACTTCATTAGGGGAGTACCATCAGTTTTTTGGTAGAGGTCCTAAAATCACGTATGAAGTGGCGGAGGATGATGAGGCTCAGTTTAATCTTACGGTTAATCCTGACACAAAATATAATCTTTACAATTGTCTAAGGCTCTTTTTTGCCAATGGTGGTTCTACCTGCTATATCGTGTCGGTAGGAGATTATTCTTCAGGTGTTAAAGCATCAGAGCTAAATGATGTGGATAATGAAGGTGGCATACGTACTTTGCTTAAAGAGCCGGAGCCTACCATGTTGGTAATACCTGATGCCGTGCTGCTAGAGGAGGCAGACTGCTATTCTTTACAGCAAGATATGTTGCAGCACTGTGGCTTTGAAATGAAAAGTCGTGTAGCTCTGCTAGATATTTATGGAGGACATAAGGAGCGAACCATGGCTGATGATGATGTAATCACCAAGTTTCGTGAAGGTATTGGTATTAACTTCCTGCAATGGGGGGCGGCCTACTATCCCTGGTTAAGTACTACCATAGTTTCTGCTGATGAAATTAACTATACCAATATTAGTAATGCTGATGGCCTGGCCGCAGTGTTAAATAAGGAAGTGGACGATATGGTGGCTAACGAAGCCATAAAAGAAAAGAGAGCTGAATTAATAAAAGCAGAAATAGAACAACTTTCTAGTGATGATGCTGACGTAACCTCTCTGCACCAAACGCTGAGCGCAGTAAGTCCGCTATATAAAGCTATTATGGCTGAAGTAAGGTCTCAAACCAATATTTTGCCTCCAAGTGTAGGTATGGCTGGTGTACTTTCTATGGTAGATAGTTCAGTAGGCGTATTCCAATCTCCCGCTAATGTTTCTATTGGTTCTGTAATAAAACCAACCGTAAATATTACCCATACTATTCAAGAAGATTTAAACCTTCCTCTAAACGGAAAAGCCATAAACGCTATCAGAAGTTTCCCTGGTAAAGGGGTGCTGGTTTGGGGCGCAAGAACGCTTGACGGTAACAGTCAGGATTGGAGATACCTGTCAGTGAGAAGAACAGTAATCATGATAGAACAATCGCTCAAGGCGGCTTCAGAGGCTTATGTTTTTAAACCCAACGTGGTGAATACCTGGGTAACGGTGAAAGGCATGATGACCAATTTCCTTACTGATCAGTGGAAAAGAGGTGCATTGGCCGGCTCTACTCCAGAAGATGCTTTTAGTGTAGATGTTGGCCTTGGGGTAACCATGACTCCTACTGATGTGCTCGATGGAATTATGAGAATAACAGTGAAACTGGCTGTAACAAGACCTGCTGAGTTTATTGTCATCACCTTCCAACAGCAAATGCAAAAATCATAA
- a CDS encoding DUF4255 domain-containing protein codes for MIHNILPVIAGELNEYLKTRFNSVEDKVILSNIIDQSGAIAIEGHNKMVLTLINISEEGTLKAKANQRLMGSAFVDFTPSISVNLTIMISAYFQPRNYVESLKYISGVIYFFQSKPLFTAQNTPGLSQNVEKIHFDMLSLAPQEQMNLFSMTGAKYTPTVVYKMKMLTFSQDNIIDEIPAIKGFDLES; via the coding sequence ATGATACATAACATACTTCCCGTAATAGCCGGAGAACTTAATGAATATCTTAAAACACGATTTAATTCAGTGGAAGATAAGGTGATCTTATCTAATATCATTGATCAGAGCGGAGCCATAGCCATAGAAGGCCATAATAAAATGGTGCTTACTTTAATTAATATATCAGAAGAGGGTACACTAAAGGCCAAAGCCAATCAGCGGTTAATGGGGAGTGCTTTTGTGGATTTCACCCCGTCCATCAGCGTGAACCTTACCATTATGATTTCGGCCTATTTCCAGCCAAGAAATTATGTGGAGTCTCTGAAATATATTTCTGGGGTTATCTACTTCTTTCAGTCGAAACCATTGTTTACAGCACAAAATACTCCAGGTCTTAGCCAGAATGTAGAAAAAATCCATTTTGACATGCTATCTCTGGCACCCCAGGAGCAAATGAACCTTTTTTCTATGACTGGAGCCAAGTATACGCCCACGGTAGTCTACAAAATGAAGATGCTCACCTTTAGTCAGGATAATATCATTGATGAGATCCCTGCTATTAAAGGTTTTGACCTGGAATCATAA
- a CDS encoding glycosyl hydrolase family 18 protein, which produces MSRALIFLVILNLSSVALHAQQGLLQGARKKLRQTERETNTAKSDMRRMERFFSSEKKTVTPEENVADTIAWEKERYIPQRGVVNDYAYLFRSLHGKYHQVKFKNTKNLNKIVWDSTDNRFYNRLDKINALNKGDIVFGWHPYWMKDDFKNYNYNLLSIISYYSYDIDPNSGLYNDADAINDWKTTAMIDSAKAHDVKVLLSITNYGAAETNAFLQDEMLWGRMIDSVDMLLNMRGGAGVDIDFEGLTENNKEAFTRFVKQVKSKLGDARMVTVQVPAYNNHGGIDFFALNDVVDLYVVQGYDYSRVDCGGKPGPVSPLLTINSNCPCIVNTFDYCIRNGLKPAKAILGLPAYGTEWTLKGNSWDAKANFDGYITYSDVMARYGQDYETSYDPVSGSSFFIVDQGKQTKLVWYESSEGLEMKFKWALDHGMKGAAIWSLGYDGNQPGITNAIAKSFGMKPLQRIEPIDVDNGRLYGMVESLVEHKRAIGVGLIIIVYFFVLGLFISLFDWRVREIFFQNFTYRALFAGVIIVLSIVSVSLLVHPEGGLGAYLFPLLIGLVIGAVIVYLVTNRYISYRNKLP; this is translated from the coding sequence ATGAGTAGAGCTTTAATCTTTCTTGTCATATTAAACTTGAGTTCAGTAGCACTTCATGCTCAGCAGGGTTTATTGCAAGGGGCACGGAAAAAGCTTCGGCAAACGGAGCGAGAGACTAACACTGCCAAAAGTGATATGAGGCGCATGGAGCGGTTTTTTAGCTCAGAAAAGAAAACGGTTACTCCTGAAGAAAATGTGGCTGATACTATTGCGTGGGAAAAGGAACGATACATTCCTCAGCGGGGAGTGGTAAATGATTATGCCTATCTCTTTCGCTCACTGCATGGCAAGTATCATCAGGTGAAGTTTAAGAATACCAAGAACCTCAATAAAATAGTTTGGGATTCTACAGACAATCGTTTCTATAATAGGTTAGATAAAATCAATGCGCTTAACAAAGGCGATATTGTATTCGGGTGGCATCCTTACTGGATGAAAGATGATTTCAAGAACTATAATTATAACCTGCTTTCCATCATTTCCTATTATTCTTATGATATAGATCCTAATTCCGGTCTGTATAATGATGCTGATGCCATCAATGACTGGAAAACCACAGCTATGATAGATTCAGCTAAAGCGCATGATGTAAAAGTGCTGTTGAGCATCACTAATTATGGGGCCGCTGAGACTAATGCCTTTTTACAAGATGAGATGCTGTGGGGGCGCATGATAGACTCGGTGGACATGCTATTGAATATGCGTGGCGGAGCCGGTGTAGATATTGATTTTGAAGGTCTTACTGAAAACAACAAAGAAGCATTTACAAGGTTTGTGAAGCAGGTGAAAAGCAAGCTGGGAGATGCACGTATGGTCACAGTTCAGGTGCCAGCCTACAATAATCATGGAGGCATTGACTTTTTTGCTTTGAATGATGTGGTAGACCTCTATGTGGTGCAGGGCTACGATTATAGTCGGGTAGATTGTGGAGGTAAACCGGGGCCGGTGTCACCTTTGCTTACCATCAATAGTAACTGTCCTTGTATTGTAAACACGTTTGATTATTGTATAAGAAATGGACTTAAGCCAGCAAAGGCGATTTTGGGCTTGCCTGCTTACGGTACCGAATGGACATTGAAAGGAAACAGTTGGGATGCTAAAGCTAATTTTGACGGCTATATCACTTATAGCGATGTCATGGCCCGTTATGGTCAAGATTACGAAACTTCTTATGACCCAGTGAGTGGTAGTTCATTTTTTATAGTAGATCAGGGCAAGCAAACTAAGTTGGTTTGGTATGAGAGTTCTGAAGGCTTAGAAATGAAATTTAAATGGGCACTTGATCATGGTATGAAAGGTGCCGCTATCTGGTCATTAGGGTATGATGGCAATCAGCCGGGCATTACTAATGCCATAGCCAAGAGCTTTGGCATGAAGCCATTGCAACGCATAGAACCCATAGATGTGGATAATGGGAGACTTTACGGAATGGTAGAATCCCTGGTAGAGCACAAAAGAGCTATAGGTGTTGGCCTGATTATTATCGTTTATTTCTTTGTATTAGGCCTTTTTATATCACTATTCGATTGGAGGGTACGTGAAATATTTTTCCAAAACTTCACTTATAGAGCCTTGTTCGCAGGGGTAATCATAGTGTTGAGCATTGTGTCTGTGTCTCTGCTGGTTCACCCGGAAGGCGGGTTGGGCGCCTATCTTTTTCCTTTACTGATCGGATTAGTGATAGGGGCAGTCATTGTTTATTTGGTCACAAACAGGTACATCTCTTATAGAAATAAATTGCCTTAG
- a CDS encoding DUF5908 family protein, with product MPLKINEFVIQAKFEEGAGSAPASRSKAVPLDIELLKEDIIKECLDKMEDYLIRKERR from the coding sequence ATGCCTTTAAAAATAAATGAATTTGTAATTCAGGCCAAGTTTGAGGAAGGTGCTGGTTCGGCTCCCGCATCGCGCTCAAAAGCAGTACCGTTGGATATAGAGCTGCTCAAAGAAGATATTATAAAAGAGTGCCTTGATAAGATGGAAGACTATTTAATAAGAAAGGAAAGACGGTAA
- a CDS encoding phage tail protein, with product MAGESQDNVWPLPKFYFKVEVDGGIAASFQEVSGLDIETDVYEYRHGDSPDFSTIKMPGLKKSSDVTLKKGIFTTDVQFFEWFNEIKLNTIERKTVTIMLLNESGDSEIVWTLANAFPKQVQGTDLNSTSSDAAIETLVLAHEGLTISTP from the coding sequence ATGGCAGGAGAAAGTCAAGATAACGTATGGCCATTACCTAAGTTTTACTTCAAAGTAGAGGTAGATGGCGGTATTGCAGCCTCTTTTCAGGAAGTATCTGGCCTGGATATAGAAACAGATGTATATGAGTACAGGCATGGTGATAGCCCCGATTTTTCGACCATAAAAATGCCTGGTTTAAAGAAATCTAGCGATGTAACCTTGAAGAAAGGGATCTTCACTACTGACGTTCAGTTTTTTGAATGGTTCAATGAGATAAAACTCAATACCATTGAAAGAAAAACGGTTACTATTATGTTGCTCAATGAGTCTGGCGATTCTGAAATTGTATGGACGCTGGCCAATGCTTTTCCTAAGCAGGTGCAAGGAACAGACCTTAACTCTACCAGCAGCGATGCCGCTATTGAAACGCTTGTTTTAGCTCATGAAGGATTAACCATTAGTACTCCTTAA
- a CDS encoding phage tail protein has product MAKKKTNVGQWGKPPYYPLVGFYFSVSFEGITNQVDSKFSEVSGITMEITDGITVKEGGENGAVYELPGRAKYSDLVLKRGLLKANTDLSKWCMSFFSNDYSSPMVKKNIYVKLLNQTGKPVFTWLFSGAHPKKMEIGGFNSTATGDAAIVVETITLVFEDFKIIN; this is encoded by the coding sequence TTGGCTAAGAAAAAAACAAATGTAGGTCAGTGGGGAAAGCCTCCCTATTACCCTTTAGTAGGGTTTTATTTTTCTGTAAGTTTTGAAGGAATTACCAATCAGGTAGACTCTAAATTCAGTGAAGTATCAGGTATAACCATGGAGATCACTGATGGCATTACCGTAAAAGAAGGAGGAGAAAACGGAGCGGTATATGAACTTCCCGGTAGGGCTAAGTATTCTGATCTGGTTTTGAAAAGAGGCTTATTAAAGGCAAATACTGACCTTTCTAAATGGTGTATGAGCTTTTTTAGTAATGACTATTCCTCCCCAATGGTTAAAAAAAACATCTATGTTAAGCTTCTTAACCAAACCGGTAAGCCGGTTTTTACCTGGCTGTTTAGCGGTGCACATCCTAAAAAAATGGAGATAGGCGGGTTTAATTCCACCGCCACGGGAGATGCAGCTATAGTTGTAGAGACAATCACCCTGGTGTTTGAGGATTTTAAAATTATCAATTGA